A stretch of the Ornithodoros turicata isolate Travis chromosome 4, ASM3712646v1, whole genome shotgun sequence genome encodes the following:
- the LOC135392307 gene encoding uncharacterized protein LOC135392307 — MATSQATMSDAELAQHRKRQRLISALMCLRARRLSAEMQFELDIEVETSISSEIEQRLNSNEFIVAAIMASSLSKVNRRRWVFERNERWFEDTLPQLGEFHFKQTFRVSPTTFRYLVESLPTLERENTEMRDAITPEKRVAVGLYRLCSTAEDRTIGHLFGIGRSTVNTIFKELCDAVIMHLEGQWLCMVRPHEMPQHMREFYAASGFPHAVGALDGCHFPVSPPKQHAAVYYNYKGWYSIILLALVDHLYRFRYINLGSPGRCHDAHVYGRSRLCALVDGEYFRSPVTTIEETPVAPVILCDQAFPLTTNLLKPFPNPPKETPQAMFNYNLSRTTRVVENAFGRLKARFRFVMKRMECRLPTAKRAIRAACILHNVCEALKDNVEHEWEREARMVDAKYGQPSHSTSVSTDRGHEVRNALMNYFWRRSPHVP; from the exons ATGGCGACGTCCCAGGCAACGATGAGTGATGCTGAGCTAGCTCAGCATAGGAAACGTCAGCGTCTTATATCAGCTCTCATGTGCTTGCGAGCGAGGCGTTTGTCTGCCGAAATGCAATTTGAGCTGGACATCGAGGTGGAAACAAGCATATCAAGTGAGATTGAGCAGCGGCTGAACTCAAACGAATTCATCGTAGCCGCTATTATGGCCAGCAGTTTGTCCAAAGTGAATCGACGCCGGTGGGTGTTTGAGCGCAACGAAAGGTGGTTTGAGGACACATTGCCACAGTTAGGGGAGTTTCATTTTAAGCAAACCTTCCGTGTTTCCCCAACTACCTTCAGGTACCTAGTGGAATCGCTTCCGACTCTCGAGCGCGAGAACACGGAAATGCGGGACGCGATAACACCCGAGAAACGAGTGGCTGTTGGCCTCTACAGATTGTGTTCAACGGCGGAAGATAGGACGATCGGGCATTTGTTTGGCATAGGGCGCTCTACTGTGAACACCATTTTCAAAGAACTCTGCGATGCTGTCATTATGCACCTTGAAGGCCAGTGGCTGTGCATGGTGCGCCCACACGAGATGCCGCAGCATATGCGGGAGTTCTATGCTGCGAGTGGATTTCCGCACGCTGTTGGCGCCCTAGACGGCTGCCACTTTCCAGTGTCGCCACCGAAGCAGCATGCTGCTGTCTACTACAACTACAAGGGGTG GTACAGCATCATACTCCTTGCATTGGTTGACCACTTGTACCGGTTCAGGTACATCAACCTGGGGAGCCCTGGGAGGTGCCATGACGCTCACGTGTACGGGCGCTCAAGACTGTGTGCTCTCGTTGATGGTGAATACTTTCGTTCACCCGTGACCACTATTGAAGAAACGCCTGTCGCACCAGTGATATTATGTGATCAGGCATTCCCCCTCACAACAAACCTCCTCAAACCGTTCCCAAACCCACCAAAAGAAACACCACAAGCTATGTTCAACTATAACCTCTCGAGAACGACGAGAGTTGTAGAAAATGCATTTGGGAGACTGAAAGCACGTTTCAGGTTTGTTATGAAGCGTATGGAGTGTCGTCTGCCTACGGCGAAGCGTGCTATCAGGGCTGCGTGCATACTGCACAACGTTTGTGAGGCCCTCAAGGACAACGTGGAGCACGAGTGGGAGCGAGAAGCACGCATGGTCGATGCCAAGTATGGACAACCGTCTCACAGCACAAGTGTTTCCACTGACAGGGGCCATGAAGTGAGAAACGCACTCATGAACTACTTCTGGAGACGTTCTCCGCACGTGCCATAA